The Vescimonas coprocola genome includes a window with the following:
- a CDS encoding PP2C family protein-serine/threonine phosphatase, which produces MNFIISTATDIGTTKATNQDSFNARVVTTPLGRMAFAVVCDGMGGLDKGEVASASVVNAFCKWAEQRLPDLCESGLTDSAIRADWVGIATEYNEKIKLYGKRCGLASGLGTTVTALLLTEQRYYIINVGDTRAYEIGDHVVLLTKDQTVVAREVELGNLTQVEAETDPRRSVLLQCVGASDEVYPDMFFGDTALNATYMLCSDGFRHEITEGEIYAYLNPTVMTDADGMQRNMEALIELNKQRRERDNISVVTIRTF; this is translated from the coding sequence ATGAATTTCATCATCTCCACAGCCACAGATATCGGGACCACCAAGGCTACCAATCAGGATAGCTTTAACGCCCGTGTGGTGACGACGCCGCTGGGCCGGATGGCCTTTGCCGTGGTCTGCGACGGAATGGGTGGTCTGGACAAGGGCGAGGTAGCCAGTGCATCCGTGGTCAATGCATTCTGCAAGTGGGCGGAGCAGCGGCTTCCCGATCTGTGCGAAAGCGGCTTGACCGATTCGGCCATCCGGGCGGACTGGGTGGGCATCGCCACCGAGTACAACGAGAAGATCAAGCTGTACGGAAAGCGGTGCGGCCTTGCCAGTGGCCTTGGCACCACGGTGACGGCACTGCTCCTGACGGAGCAGCGGTACTATATCATCAACGTCGGTGATACCCGTGCCTACGAGATAGGCGACCATGTGGTCCTTTTGACCAAGGACCAGACCGTGGTGGCCAGAGAGGTGGAGCTGGGGAACCTGACGCAGGTCGAGGCGGAGACCGATCCCCGGCGCAGTGTGCTGCTGCAATGCGTGGGTGCATCCGACGAGGTCTATCCGGATATGTTTTTTGGTGATACGGCGCTGAATGCCACCTATATGCTGTGCAGCGACGGATTCCGCCACGAGATCACGGAGGGGGAGATATATGCCTATCTGAACCCGACGGTGATGACCGATGCCGATGGGATGCAGCGCAATATGGAGGCGCTGATCGAGCTGAACAAGCAGCGCCGGGAGCGTGACAACATTTCGGTGGTGACCATCAGAACATTTTGA
- a CDS encoding DUF6382 domain-containing protein encodes MDFSYENQGANTYLVYEIKEGDSIDTLSLGMLTNNSIPGLTRALFTQMDEKRYIKYNVSSKVSMQQFFGGVVNRKRLLGVFNGITEGFLSAEDYMIDTSSIVLDPEYIFADVTTCAAALICLPIASAEGKEPDLGAFFKSVVVNAQTDPAEDSDHVAKILNFLNSSSVFSLPGFKKLLDDLRNEPSAPTVTVEVKKIPNGQPSVGAPAVPPVQKTAPVHVPPAQPIITPAVPPAVPQPPQQQTQESPKEEMSLLHLLTHYSKENKALYDQQKAAQKGKPKQAVSKPSKPAKTERPANQSAKSQSFAVPGVEQKGSAPSFAIPGQSAPAVQPVIQTPPQPKPQIPVTPVVQQPAAVQPVQIPVQPPVQTIPMVQTGEKMDFGNTTILNGGGRVGETTVLNNASQQSRRIAPYLIRSRNHEEIAVNKPQFRIGKERSYVDYFIGDNPAISRSHATIITRENTYFIVDTNSTNHTYVDGKMIQPNTEVPIQQGTKIRLGNEDFEFKLR; translated from the coding sequence ATGGATTTTTCTTACGAAAATCAAGGGGCAAATACCTATCTTGTCTATGAGATAAAAGAGGGGGACTCCATCGACACGTTGAGCCTGGGGATGCTCACCAATAACAGCATACCGGGACTCACCAGAGCCCTGTTTACGCAGATGGATGAGAAGAGGTATATTAAGTACAATGTTTCCTCCAAGGTGTCCATGCAGCAGTTTTTCGGCGGCGTTGTGAACCGTAAGCGGCTGCTGGGCGTTTTCAACGGGATCACGGAGGGCTTTCTGTCGGCGGAGGATTATATGATCGACACGTCCAGCATCGTGCTGGACCCGGAGTACATCTTTGCAGATGTCACGACCTGTGCCGCTGCACTGATCTGCCTGCCCATCGCCAGTGCAGAGGGGAAGGAGCCGGATCTGGGTGCCTTCTTCAAAAGTGTCGTGGTCAATGCGCAGACGGACCCCGCGGAGGACTCGGACCATGTGGCGAAGATCCTGAACTTCCTGAACAGCTCGTCGGTATTCTCTCTGCCGGGCTTCAAAAAGCTGCTGGATGATTTGCGCAATGAGCCTTCGGCGCCCACAGTGACGGTGGAGGTGAAGAAGATACCCAATGGGCAGCCCTCTGTAGGTGCGCCTGCGGTCCCTCCTGTACAAAAGACTGCTCCCGTCCATGTACCGCCCGCACAGCCGATCATCACACCGGCCGTACCGCCCGCTGTACCTCAGCCGCCGCAGCAGCAGACGCAGGAGTCCCCGAAGGAGGAAATGTCGCTGCTGCACCTGCTGACCCATTACAGTAAGGAGAATAAGGCCCTGTACGATCAGCAGAAGGCGGCGCAGAAGGGTAAGCCCAAGCAGGCGGTCTCTAAACCAAGCAAGCCCGCAAAGACCGAAAGGCCCGCCAATCAGTCGGCAAAAAGCCAGAGCTTTGCGGTTCCGGGTGTGGAGCAAAAAGGCAGCGCACCGAGCTTTGCGATCCCCGGACAGTCGGCCCCGGCCGTGCAGCCGGTGATACAGACACCTCCGCAGCCCAAGCCACAGATACCTGTGACCCCGGTCGTGCAGCAGCCTGCTGCAGTCCAGCCGGTGCAGATACCGGTCCAGCCGCCGGTTCAGACGATCCCGATGGTGCAGACCGGTGAAAAAATGGATTTCGGCAATACAACGATCCTCAACGGCGGCGGCCGGGTCGGGGAGACCACGGTGCTCAACAATGCCTCCCAGCAGTCCCGGCGCATTGCGCCATACCTGATCCGCAGCAGAAACCACGAGGAGATCGCCGTCAATAAGCCCCAGTTCCGCATCGGGAAGGAGCGGAGCTATGTGGACTACTTCATTGGGGACAATCCGGCCATCAGCAGAAGCCACGCCACCATCATCACCCGTGAGAATACATACTTCATCGTGGATACCAATTCCACCAATCACACCTACGTGGACGGCAAAATGATCCAGCCCAACACGGAGGTGCCAATCCAGCAGGGAACCAAGATCCGTCTCGGCAACGAGGACTTTGAATTTAAGCTTCGCTGA
- a CDS encoding WG repeat-containing protein yields the protein MKKGTAKLVLIGLLAFTALAWLGLLKNQIDSSSAYRKYLEQGQRYEEKGIYIDALESYEKALELNSGSYDITMKLADMYYQVGDYKGFLACCDKAIELAPKDPQAYLKKADYYMEKADYSEAMEVVKSAAKVKDNEDIQALSKKLSTTCIEKYSSYETVGDWHVQPDRNYVTVSEEGRYGMAAKDGTRKIKCTYEYLGAYDKDTGVIPCCLEGSYYYIDVKGNKKLVGDNTYQYLGSFGDGLAPAQRDGKYGYIDTEFHEQMFELDYAGAFANGVAAVKKGDKWALINCKLKNITDFTYDEILVDSYGYCSMFDRITVRTGDKYFFVDHDGKQIGAAYDGAAMVAANDGYAAVKVGSQWGFADAKGELVIQPQYENARSFSLGLAPVEENDRWGYINTDGELVVEEKYFDAGVFSPDGAACVKSVAAWSFLVLCEYDS from the coding sequence ATGAAGAAGGGAACTGCAAAGCTGGTACTGATCGGCCTGCTCGCATTCACGGCACTGGCGTGGCTGGGGCTTCTGAAAAATCAGATCGATAGCAGCAGTGCATATAGAAAATATCTGGAGCAGGGGCAAAGGTACGAGGAGAAGGGCATCTACATCGATGCGCTGGAGAGCTACGAAAAGGCTCTGGAGCTGAATAGCGGCAGCTACGATATCACCATGAAGCTGGCGGATATGTACTATCAGGTGGGGGATTATAAGGGCTTTCTTGCTTGCTGCGACAAGGCCATTGAGCTGGCTCCCAAGGATCCGCAGGCCTATCTGAAAAAAGCAGATTATTACATGGAGAAGGCGGATTACAGCGAGGCCATGGAGGTGGTAAAGAGCGCCGCTAAGGTCAAGGACAACGAGGATATTCAGGCGCTTTCCAAGAAGCTGTCTACCACGTGCATCGAGAAGTACTCCTCCTACGAGACGGTAGGAGACTGGCACGTCCAGCCGGACCGCAACTATGTGACGGTGTCCGAGGAGGGCCGGTACGGGATGGCCGCCAAGGACGGGACCAGAAAGATCAAGTGTACCTATGAGTACCTGGGGGCCTATGACAAGGATACCGGCGTGATCCCCTGCTGTCTGGAGGGATCGTACTACTATATCGACGTCAAGGGCAACAAGAAGCTGGTAGGCGACAATACCTATCAGTATTTGGGTTCCTTTGGCGACGGTTTGGCTCCGGCTCAGCGGGACGGCAAGTACGGCTACATCGACACGGAATTTCATGAGCAGATGTTTGAACTTGACTACGCCGGCGCCTTTGCCAATGGTGTAGCGGCGGTGAAAAAGGGCGATAAATGGGCCCTGATAAACTGCAAGCTGAAAAACATCACGGATTTTACCTATGATGAGATCCTGGTGGACTCCTACGGCTACTGCTCCATGTTTGACCGTATTACGGTCCGTACCGGAGATAAGTACTTCTTCGTGGATCACGACGGCAAGCAGATCGGTGCCGCCTATGACGGTGCGGCAATGGTCGCAGCCAACGACGGCTATGCGGCGGTGAAGGTGGGTTCGCAATGGGGCTTTGCGGATGCCAAGGGCGAGTTGGTCATCCAGCCGCAATATGAAAACGCCAGATCCTTCTCGCTGGGCTTAGCCCCGGTAGAGGAAAATGATCGGTGGGGCTATATCAACACCGACGGTGAGCTGGTGGTAGAGGAGAAGTATTTTGACGCAGGCGTTTTCTCCCCGGACGGAGCAGCCTGTGTGAAGAGCGTTGCCGCATGGAGCTTTCTGGTCCTGTGCGAATACGACAGTTGA
- a CDS encoding prepilin peptidase produces MVCGIIITIYTLLLLVASLLYVKKRYSIEKGALTRTAFKAHWVLLAITAAVLLLFVTLSIQYSLRNELLKLPVLMRWTTLLWGLYLLAYIDYRERLIPNFLICVLLIARVAFLGCNLISDPEYWRSILLYPLIGAGIGGVILAVAMLLSRKGVGMGDVKLFITIGAYVGSMEIIATLFYTFVVSAVVGIVLLLMKKVKLRDSVPMAPFAFAGVAIEYAFMLIGG; encoded by the coding sequence ATGGTCTGCGGCATCATCATAACGATTTATACGCTTTTGCTGCTCGTTGCCTCACTCCTGTATGTGAAGAAGCGTTACAGCATTGAAAAAGGGGCGCTGACCCGGACGGCGTTCAAGGCGCATTGGGTGCTTCTGGCCATTACCGCAGCGGTCCTGCTGCTGTTTGTGACGCTGAGTATCCAATACTCCCTGCGAAATGAGCTGCTGAAGCTTCCGGTGCTGATGCGGTGGACGACCCTTCTGTGGGGCCTGTATCTCTTGGCCTATATCGACTACCGGGAACGGCTGATCCCCAATTTCCTGATTTGCGTCCTGCTGATCGCCAGAGTGGCCTTTCTGGGCTGCAATCTGATCTCCGATCCGGAGTACTGGCGCAGCATCCTGCTCTATCCGCTGATTGGCGCCGGCATCGGCGGCGTGATCTTGGCGGTGGCGATGCTCCTCTCCCGGAAGGGTGTGGGCATGGGCGATGTGAAGCTGTTCATCACCATCGGTGCATATGTGGGCAGTATGGAGATTATTGCGACACTGTTCTATACGTTTGTGGTGTCAGCCGTTGTCGGGATCGTTTTGCTGCTGATGAAAAAGGTCAAGCTGCGGGACTCGGTCCCCATGGCGCCCTTTGCGTTCGCCGGAGTGGCGATAGAATATGCGTTTATGCTGATAGGAGGATAA
- a CDS encoding TadE/TadG family type IV pilus assembly protein — protein sequence MKDKGEKGSFTVEAILSLSIFMFAFVTIVSLATVAKIESTTQYAIDQAAKEISKYTYIASRANLLVHPKDSAEATVDSIDEAVQSMYDFSDVLSSSTGGNGVPLNSEGLSDMLSGMSGDDFKSITASAQNVYNSFAPLMSDPKGAITALAQVVAQKGGSALVSRVIAQPLCKALLPKYITQQDDASAVLEKMGVVNGLDGLDFSLSTFLMDQRTINVVLVYEIDVKGFGIFDQKLIVKQTASTAAWLADTEGVKLSDVASKTSAWQKSDMERGKDYVSELQGENPHQGVKNGVGVDLYDQDSNTFTAVHSMNVFAASYSDYVRSGDGTKASDYILKREKIKAALKAYANALNRAVDSISESIEMSDGTDCQTALEKTMHREKVLIIVVPEEATEFASLLQEIANEIEQETGVKVNITYRDEALGG from the coding sequence GTGAAAGACAAAGGGGAAAAGGGCTCGTTTACCGTAGAGGCCATCCTGTCGCTGTCGATCTTCATGTTTGCCTTTGTGACCATCGTTTCGCTGGCCACCGTTGCAAAGATCGAGAGTACCACCCAGTATGCCATCGACCAGGCGGCCAAGGAGATCTCCAAGTATACATACATCGCCAGCCGGGCCAACCTGCTGGTGCATCCCAAGGACTCCGCCGAGGCCACGGTGGACAGCATCGACGAGGCGGTGCAGTCCATGTACGACTTCTCCGACGTGCTCAGCAGCTCCACCGGCGGCAACGGCGTGCCCCTGAACTCCGAGGGCCTGAGCGATATGCTCAGCGGCATGAGCGGCGATGATTTCAAATCCATCACCGCTTCGGCACAGAATGTGTACAACAGCTTTGCCCCGCTGATGAGCGACCCCAAGGGTGCCATCACGGCGCTGGCACAGGTGGTGGCGCAGAAGGGCGGCTCCGCTCTGGTGAGCCGGGTCATCGCCCAGCCGCTGTGCAAGGCGCTCCTGCCCAAGTACATCACCCAGCAGGATGACGCTTCGGCGGTGCTGGAGAAAATGGGCGTGGTCAACGGATTGGACGGACTGGACTTCAGCCTGTCCACATTCCTGATGGACCAGCGGACCATCAATGTGGTGCTGGTGTACGAGATCGACGTGAAGGGCTTCGGCATCTTCGACCAGAAGCTGATCGTCAAGCAGACGGCCAGCACGGCGGCATGGCTGGCGGACACCGAGGGCGTGAAGCTCAGCGACGTGGCTTCGAAAACGTCGGCGTGGCAGAAGAGCGACATGGAGCGTGGCAAGGACTACGTCAGTGAGCTGCAGGGGGAGAACCCCCATCAGGGTGTAAAGAACGGCGTGGGCGTGGATCTCTATGATCAGGACAGCAACACCTTTACGGCGGTCCACTCCATGAACGTGTTTGCCGCCTCCTACTCGGATTATGTGCGCTCCGGCGACGGCACCAAGGCCAGCGACTACATCCTGAAGCGGGAGAAGATCAAGGCGGCGCTGAAGGCCTACGCCAATGCACTGAACCGTGCGGTGGACAGCATCAGCGAGAGCATCGAGATGTCGGACGGCACGGACTGCCAGACGGCGCTGGAAAAGACCATGCACCGGGAGAAGGTCCTGATTATAGTGGTGCCGGAGGAGGCGACGGAGTTTGCCTCGCTGCTGCAGGAGATCGCCAATGAGATCGAGCAGGAGACCGGTGTCAAGGTCAATATCACATACAGAGACGAGGCATTGGGAGGTTAA